The proteins below are encoded in one region of Scophthalmus maximus strain ysfricsl-2021 chromosome 4, ASM2237912v1, whole genome shotgun sequence:
- the cebpg gene encoding CCAAT/enhancer-binding protein gamma produces MSRPSQAKLTTSDTNGVSVIQSQARASSPSSPPANAAGPQRVPHLVPAHPSAGGGKASAPSKMKKPHADKDSDEYRQRRERNNLAVKKSRMRSKQKAQDTQQRVNELKEENERLEAKIKLLSKELSVLKDLFLEHAHNLADNVQPPPGAEGSSPAPNNTSTNGQ; encoded by the coding sequence ATGAGCCGGCCGTCGCAGGCGAAACTAACCACATCTGACACCAACGGCGTGAGCGTCATCCAGAGTCAGGCCCGCGCCTCCTCGCCCTCGTCTCCGCCGGCGAACGCAGCCGGACCACAGCGGGTCCCGCATCTTGTCCCCGCCCACCCCTCGGCCGGAGGCGGCAAGGCCTCCGCCCCCAGCAAGATGAAGAAGCCCCACGCGGACAAGGACAGCGACGAGTACCGCCAGCGCCGCGAGCGCAACAACCTGGCGGTGAAGAAGAGCCGCATGCGCAGCAAGCAGAAGGCGCAGGACACGCAGCAGCGCGTCAatgagctgaaggaggagaacgAGCGGCTGGAGGCCAAGATCAAGCTTCTGAGCAAAGAGCTGAGCGTCCTCAAAGACCTGTTCCTGGAGCACGCCCACAACCTGGCCGACAATGTGCAGCCGCCGCCGGGCGCAGAGGGCTCCAGCCCCGCCCCCAACAACACCTCCACCAATGggcagtga